In Spinacia oleracea cultivar Varoflay chromosome 5, BTI_SOV_V1, whole genome shotgun sequence, a single window of DNA contains:
- the LOC110787259 gene encoding uncharacterized protein, with the protein MDRSWISTKIPSDPEYQAGVREFIKFAVKNGGGRSKLRCPCIMCHNFLHKRPGEILNHLSKWAFDKTYTCWIWHGECRDETTVGNSEANVCEGHNTNEGDRLEEMLHQVEEAFDEDPFTFESLLNDSEKPLYEGCTKYTRLSAIIRLYNVKASQGLTDMDFNLILEVFKDMLPDDNVLPSRTYEAKKTLSLMGLPYEKIHACPNDCMLYRNQNESLESFSVCNASRYKKEEGRVPAKVLWYFPIIPRFKRLFSNARDAEKLTWHFDSREDDGFLRHPADSPQWRFIDGKFPEFAKEKRNLRLALSTDGFNPFGSLSSTYSTWPVVLITYNLSPTLCMKRRYMMLSLLISGPRQPGNDIDVYLAPLIDDLKMLWETGVEVFDAYRNEKFNLKAMLFCTIQDFPAYGNLSGYTVKGKAACPLCMEQFPGHWLNGSGKHVFDSHRVFLPCDHHYRYMKKAFNGKQEFGERPKIMSGVEVFEKIKDIQITFGKKHRNFLSKQGFKKCSKLWSLPYWRFLFVRHSLDVMNIEKNVCDSLIGTLLNIPGKTKDGPKSRADLETLGIRQELHVVEKESGRKYLPPAAYTLSRKEKIELCESLAGVKVPQGYSSNIRSLVNMDTLKLVGLKSHDCHVLMQQLLPVAIRSILPKNVRHAIIRLCLFFNAIYSKVIDPKDLKALEEDIIIILCQLEMYFPPSFFDIMVHLTVHLVREIRYCGPVYLRVQWDFERQMRTYQGYVTNAYRPEGCIAEKLFYEEVVAYVSEFMVNAMKIGLPVSRHSGRMDGHGTLGRKQLDMSYENWHKAHSYILHNEDEVAPYVERHMRHLRKYDPRANPKSLAEKQSKSFIVWFKDEVIRELEDPSVVVSDRVKSLAFGPNFSATYYSGYVINGCTFYTRFQDDISTMQNSGVTLESEAIHFASAKDKNPVCATMRYYGVIEEIWELHYSKFSIPVFKCQWFDSNGVVESSLGQIFVNLKKTGHKEDPFILANQARQIFYMNDPSDKRMAAVITPRSRVAFFSIDATGDCLDDTMLEASSLGRRNVQVRGDDDDDNADDSSMYVRDDHNEGTWVEEQKNSKGVKLKRKRKRSN; encoded by the coding sequence ATGGATCGAAGTTGgatttcaacaaaaattccGAGTGACCCAGAATATCAAGCAGGTGTAAGGGAATTCATTAAGTTTGCTGTTAAGAATGGTGGAGGCCGCTCCAAGCTACGTTGTCCTTGTATCATGTGCCATAATTTCTTGCATAAGAGACCCGGAGAAATTCTTAATCATTTATCTAAATGGGCATTTGATAAAACATATACATGTTGGATTTGGCACGGCGAATGCAGGGACGAAACAACGGTCGGTAACTCTGAGGCTAATGTTTGTGAAGGTCATAATACGAATGAGGGAGataggttagaggaaatgcttCATCAAGTTGAGGAAGCTTTTGATGAAGACCCTTTCACATTTGAGAGCTTGCTAAATGACTCCGAAAAGCCTCTCTATGAAGGCTGCACTAAGTATACAAGGTTGTCTGCAATAATAAGGTTGTATAACGTGAAGGCGAGCCAGGGTTTGACTGATATGGACTTTAATTTGATACTGGAAGTGTTCAAAGATATGCTTCCAGATGATAATGTCCTTCCAAGTCGTACATATGAGGCAAAAAAGACATTAAGCCTTATGGGTTTACCTTATGAGAAAATTCATGCTTGCCCTAACGATTGCATGTTGTATAGAAAtcaaaatgagtcattagagaGTTTCTCAGTTTGTAATGCCTCGAGGTACAAGAAAGaggaaggacgagtccctgcTAAGGTATTATGGTATTTTCCAATAATACCGAGGTTTAAAAGGCTATTTTCTAATGCGAGAGATGCCGAGAAGTTGACATGGCATTTTGATAGTCGAGAAGATGATGGATTTCTTAGGCACCCCGCTGACTCACCACAATGGAGGTTTATTGATGGGAAATTCCCCGAGTTTGCCAAAGAAAAGCGTAATCTACGCCTTGCTTTGTCTACTGATGGGTTCAATCCATTTGGCTCCTTGAGTAGCACTTATAGTACTTGGCCTGttgttttgattacctacaactTATCTCCCACACTTTGCATGAAAAGAAGGTATATGATGTTATCATTGCTAATTTCTGGTCCAAGACAGCCTGGTAATGACATCGACGTGTATTTGGCTCCTCTGATCGACGATTTGAAGATGCTTTGGGAAACAGGTGTAGAAGTGTTTGATGCATATCGAAATGAGAAATTTAATTTGAAAGCAATGTTGTTCTGCACTATTCAAGATTTTCCGGCATATGGTAATTTGTCTGGGTATACAGTGAAAGGGAAGGCAGCATGCCCCTTATGTATGGAGCAATTTCCGGGACATTGGTTGAACGGATCAGGGAAGCATGTGTTTGATAGTCATCGTGTATTTCTGCCATGTGATCATCACTATCGTTACATGAAAAAGGCCTTCAATGGGAAACAAGAATTTGGAGAGCGTCCAAAGATCATGTCTGGTGTAGAGGTGTTTGAGAAGATAAAAGATATCCAGATCACATTTGGGAAGAAACATCGAAATTTTCTTTCTAAGCAAGGGTTTAAGAAGTGTTCAAAATTGTGGAGCTTGCCATATTGGAGATTTCTTTTCGTGAGACATTCTCTTGATGTGATGAATATTGAGAAGAATGTGTGTGATAGTCTAATTGGTACATTATTGAACATCCCTGGGAAGACTAAAGATGGCCCGAAATCTAGAGCTGACTTAGAGACACTTGGGATCAGACAGGAACTCCATGTTGTTGAGAAGGAGAGTGGTCGAAAATACTTGCCTCCTGCTGCGTATACACTGTCTAGGAAAGAGAAAATCGAGTTATGTGAGAGCTTGGCAGGAGTTAAAGTGCCACAGGGGTATTCTTCTAACATTCGTAGCCTTGTAAACATGGATACCTTGAAGCTTGTGGGCCTtaagtctcatgattgtcatGTCCTAATGCAACAATTATTACCCGTGGCTATTCGTTcaattttgcctaaaaatgttcGACATGCCATTATCagactttgtttgttttttaatGCAATTTATAGTAAAGTCATTGATCCTAAAGATTTGAAAGCTTTGGAGGAAGatattattataattttatgCCAATTAGAGATGTACTTTCCTCCATCGTTTTTCGATATCATGGTTCATTTGACGGTTCACCTAGTAAGAGAGATAAGATATTGTGGTCCTGTATATTTGAGAGTTCAATGGGATTTTGAAAGGCAAATGAGAACGTACCAGGGATATGTTACAAATGCTTATCGGCCTGAGGGTTGTATTGCCGAAAAACTTTTCTACGAAGAAGTAGTCGCATATGTTAGTGAATTTATGGTAAATGCAATGAAGATAGGACTTCCTGTATCTCGGCATAGTGGAAGAATGGATGGTCATGGGACCCTAGGTCGTAAACAACTTGATATGTCTTATGAAAACTGGCACAAGGCACATTCATATATTCTGCATAATGAGGATGAAGTTGCACCATATGTCGAAAGACACATGAGACACTTGAGGAAGTACGATCCAAGGGCGAATCCGAAATCCTTAGCTGAAAAACAAAGCAAGTCATTCATTGTTTGGTTCAAAGATGAAGTAATCAGGGAACTTGAGGACCCTTCAGTAGTAGTTTCTGATCGAGTTAAGAGTTTAGCATTTGGACCCAACTTTAGTGCAACTTACTATTCTGGATATGTTATTAATGGCTGCACTTTTTACACCAGGTTTCAAGATGATATTAGTACTATGCAAAACAGTGGGGTTACTTTGGAATCTGAAGCTATTCATTTTGCTAGTGCGAAAGATAAGAATCCGGTTTGTGCTACAATGCGAtactatggagtcattgaagaGATTTGGGAGTTGCATTACTCTAAGTTTTCGATTCCTGTTTTCAAATGCCAATGGTTTGACAGTAACGGAGTTGTAGAAAGTAGCTTAGGGCAAATATTTGTCAATCTTAAAAAGACCGGTCACAAAGAGGATCCTTTTATATTAGCTAATCAAGCTAGGCAGATTTTTTATATGAATGACCCCTCTGATAAGAGAATGGCAGCAGTCATCACACCAAGGTCTCGAGTTGCCTTCTTTTCCATCGATGCCACTGGTGATTGTTTAGATGATACTATGTTGGAGGCTAGTTCTTTGGGAAGAAGAAATGTACAAGTTCggggtgatgatgatgatgataatgctGATGATTCCTCGATGTATGTGAGAGATGACCATAACGAGGGTACATGGGTTGAAGAACAAAAGAATAGCAAGGGAGTCAAGCTAAAGCGAAAGCGAAAGCGTTCTAATTAA
- the LOC110787264 gene encoding 6,7,8-trihydroxycoumarin synthase, which produces MVLLLLIASLSSVIFFLLLLLLLLPKSKQNQALRPPPGPRGLPLIGNMFQFKPSNSHIYFSNLGKTYGSIFTLGLMGKSMVVIQSAELAKEVLQKQDENFCSRPQTAGRKKLSYNGLDIALSPYSEYLKEIKKVLVVNLLSSKNVDSFAPIRQEEVSRLIQKVSSLSFASKTVNLSQLVLNYAASNASRITFGKRYDDEDVFGSRYWSLLHEAEYMFTTFFFSDYIYLGGWIDKLTGQYSRLEKTFKDLDAIYDKIIDDHLHAIKLKSEQHDIVDVLLRLMNDTSFPFKLTIHHIKAILMNLFSGGANTTTAGVIWTLTELMKNPIPMKKVQEELRKAVLNTGCITKLDLSKLEYFKAVIKESLRLHPPAPLLIPRETTRKTNINGYDILPKTIVVLNGWAIGRDPKYWMDPDIFMPERFLGSSMDLMGMTMIPFGGGRRMCPASAFGLANLELALANLLFSFDWELPAGLNKDDIDTNVLPGLVTHKEKELCLIAKKFEFAGK; this is translated from the exons ATGGTACTACTACTTCTAATAGCATCTCTTTCTTCAGTcatcttttttcttcttcttcttcttcttcttcttcccaaaAGTAAGCAAAATCAAGCATTACGTCCTCCTCCTGGACCAAGAGGGCTTCCCTTAATAGGAAACATGTTCCAGTTTAAACCCTCAAATAGTCACATCTACTTTTCCAATTTAGGCAAGACTTATGGCTCAATTTTCACACTTGGGTTGATGGGTAAGTCCATGGTTGTGATTCAATCAGCCGAGTTAGCGAAAGAGGTGTTGCAAAAACAAGATGAGAATTTCTGTAGTAGGCCGCAAACAGCAGGAAGAAAAAAGCTAAGTTACAATGGGTTAGACATTGCTTTAAGCCCATATAGTGAGTATTTGAAAGAAATAAAGAAGGTTCTTGTTGTTAATCTCCTTAGCTCTAAGAATGTCGACTCTTTTGCTCCAATTCGACAGGAAGAAGTCTCAAGGCTTATTCAAAAGGTTTCTTCTCTCTCTTTTGCTTCCAAAACTGTCAACTTGAGCCAATTGGTTCTCAATTATGCAGCTTCCAATGCTAGCAGGATCACTTTTGGAAAGAG GTACGACGACGAAGACGTGTTTGGGAGCAGATATTGGAGCCTGCTACATGAAGCTGAATACATGTTCACAACATTCTTCTTTAGTGATTATATCTATCTCGGTGGTTGGATTGATAAGTTAACTGGACAATACTCTAGGCTTGAGAAGACGTTTAAAGATTTAGATGCAATTTATGATAAAATCATTGACGACCATCTTCACGCAATTAAGCTTAAATCTGAGCAGCATGATATAGTTGACGTTTTGCTCCGCCTTATGAATGATACTTCCTTTCCGTTTAAGCTCACAATTCACCACATTAAAGCTATTCTAATG AATCTATTTTCCGGAGGAGCAAATACAACTACAGCTGGGGTGATTTGGACACTTACTGAGTTAATGAAAAACCCCATTCCAATGAAAAAAGTACAAGAAGAGTTAAGGAAGGCGGTCCTAAACACAGGTTGTATAACAAAACTGGATCTCTCAAAACTGGAATACTTCAAGGCAGTTATTAAGGAATCATTGAGGTTACATCCACCAGCTCCATTACTGATTCCTCGAGAAACAACTCGAAAAACCAACATAAATGGATACGACATTTTACCCAAAACTATTGTTGTTCTTAATGGATGGGCTATTGGACGAGACCCCAAATATTGGATGGACCCAGATATATTTATGCCTGAGAGGTTTTTAGGGAGTTCAATGGATTTGATGGGGATGACAATGATTCCGTTTGGGGGTGGAAGAAGAATGTGTCCTGCTAGCGCGTTTGGCCTAGCCAACCTTGAGCTTGCGCTTGCCAATTTGTTGTTCTCTTTTGATTGGGAATTGCCTGCTGGTTTAAACAAGGATGATATTGACACCAATGTGCTCCCTGGTTTGGTTACACATAAGGAAAAAGAACTTTGCCTTATTGCAAAGAAATTCGAATTCGCAGGAAAATGA
- the LOC110787258 gene encoding uncharacterized protein: MVHGRLQTGSRLKKMGVCDNSVCLICDSHEESHPHLFFECCYSRACLMEIKKWPGIPVHIVHYMGLIRWIQWKSKGSKFQKNVYYTAVNAVVYAIWRVRNDALWNNKVPTVLHTYKWVKQSVTDRINCIGIPDRDDVQQWWQERS; this comes from the coding sequence ATGGTGCATGGCAGATTGCAGACAGGGTCTAGATTGAAGAAAATGGGGGTGTGTGACAACTCAGTGTGTCTGATCTGTGACAGTCATGAGGAATCTCATCCTCACCTTTTCTTTGAATGTTGTTATAGTAGGGCCTGTTTAATGGAGATTAAGAAATGGCCTGGAATCCCTGTGCATATTGTGCATTATATGGGACTGATAAGATGGATTCAGTGGAAGAGCAAGGGTAGCAAATTTCAGAAAAATGTCTATTACACTGCTGTAAATGCTGTGGTGTATGCTATATGGAGAGTGAGAAATGATGCTCTGTGGAACAACAAAGTCCCCACTGTGCTGCACACTTACAAGTGGGTGAAACAAAGTGTTACAGATAGGATCAATTGTATAGGTATACCAGATAGAGATGATGTACAACAATGGTGGCAGGAGAGATCTTAG